The following coding sequences lie in one Spinacia oleracea cultivar Varoflay chromosome 1, BTI_SOV_V1, whole genome shotgun sequence genomic window:
- the LOC110795153 gene encoding presenilin-like protein At1g08700, with protein MEGSILDSLGTELIGVMSPVSICMLLVVLLVSILSPSSSFPSSPSTPIITAANLVYSENPSDSTTQKLEGALLNAAVFIVLISVVTFVLVLLYYYNFTNFLKHYMRLSAFLILTTMGGAIFLSLISHFSLPFDALTCFLSLFNFSALGVVSVFGRGVPIIITQTYTVILGIITAAWFTQLPEWTTWVLLVALAVYDLVAVLAPGGPLKILVELSQSRDDDLPALVYEARPTVSASNGGGRRHGDLGLLVGGVSDNSSVELQNLSRNVGNRSNEEESTVEDVRERMRNEGETIPLVAENSSEIGVIDEERSSLMEMVTRDGGDGNEEGTSAGIKLGLGDFVFYSVLVGRAAMYDLMTVYACYLAIISGLACTLILLSVCRRALPALPISIALGVIFYFLTRLLMEPFVVQTSTNLMMF; from the coding sequence ATGGAGGGCAGTATACTTGATTCCCTTGGCACAGAACTAATCGGGGTAATGTCACCAGTTTCAATTTGTATGCTCTTAGTTGTCCTATTAGTCTccattctctctccttcctcttctttccCATCTTCCCCTTCTACCCCTATCATCACTGCAGCCAATCTCGTCTACTCAGAAAATCCATCTGATTCCACAACCCAAAAACTTGAAGGCGCTCTTCTAAACGCTGCTGTTTTTATTGTCCTCATTTCAGTAGTCACCTTTGTCCTTGTCCTCCTTTACTACTACAACTTCACCAACTTTCTCAAACACTATATGCGCCTATCAGCTTTCCTCATCCTCACAACGATGGGGGGTgccatttttctctctctcatcAGCCATTTTTCTCTCCCCTTCGATGCCCTCacttgttttctctctctttttaatTTCTCCGCACTTGGGGTTGTCTCTGTATTCGGAAGAGGAGTTCCAATTATCATTACCCAAACTTATACTGTAATTTTGGGGATCATAACTGCTGCTTGGTTCACCCAATTGCCTGAATGGACTACCTGGGTTTTGCTGGTTGCTTTGGCAGTTTATGATTTGGTGGCAGTTTTAGCTCCTGGTGGTCCATTGAAGATTCTAGTGGAGTTGTCTCAATCAAGGGATGATGATCTTCCAGCTTTAGTTTACGAGGCAAGGCCTACTGTTTCTGCTTCTAACGGCGGAGGAAGAAGACATGGGGATTTAGGGCTTTTGGTTGGTGGGGTTTCAGATAATTCATCGGTGGAGCTCCAGAATTTATCAAGAAACGTTGGAAACCGTTCAAACGAGGAGGAAAGTACAGTCGAGGATGTAAGAGAGAGAATGAGGAATGAAGGGGAAACAATACCGTTGGTGGCAGAAAATTCGAGTGAGATTGGCGTGATAGATGAAGAGAGGTCATCCCTTATGGAGATGGTAACGAGAGATGGTGGTGATGGTAATGAGGAAGGCACAAGTGCAGGTATCAAACTAGGGTTGGGGGATTTTGTGTTTTACAGTGTTCTGGTGGGTAGAGCTGCAATGTATGATCTAATGACAGTATATGCTTGTTACCTTGCTATTATATCAGGGCTTGCTTGTACTCTCATTTTGTTGTCCGTGTGTCGTCGAGCACTACCGGCCTTGCCTATTTCCATTGCTTTAGGGGTCATTTTTTACTTCTTGACTCGATTGTTAATGGAACCTTTTGTTGTTCAGACATCAACTAATTTGATGATGTTCTGA
- the LOC110798643 gene encoding uncharacterized protein, whose product MASDQEEDEFLGFSDDEGDGTNSDSDYDDDEATQNAVSEVNAHQIGDFEQNQQLPDLNEVGQEYAQECEVGPQHTSGISDNHSVPFLFDLNMPTQQEFPPSPIHQTETEQNHHKPRTPRINNELRLEILLFLLLRKEKHSDELIHGTNRQAVIKFGYTRKTIRLIWQRALAHKAAMDSYFYDSKYHNCGRKRIQVTYESIASIAMGDRTTIIDLARMLNLSPTTVWRMVKRKQIKPHSSPLNPGISEECKMARMKWVLGLLMDYSIPNDPTYYSMYDFIHIDEKWFYLTQKSQRVYLANNEPFPHRKGKSRTKIPKFMFMAAVARPRWGQDGQCEWDGKLGIFPFTDAVAAKRTSKNRVKGTIETKPIKSVNQIATRAMLINYLIPAIKEKWPPHEGERVIYIIQDNAKAHILQNDQEWQQHYKQDGFTLILTQQPANSPDCNILDLGFFRSIQSLMHKKMPKTVEDLSGAVTEAYNELHAKTLSNVWMSLQYVGNEILKHKGDNDYQLPHNKKKILEDEGNLPEQVKAPRWAVNECKQLVDEWRANQ is encoded by the coding sequence atggcttcagatcaagaggaGGACGAGTTCCTCGGTTTTTCCGATGATGAAGGAGACGGGACGAACTCTGATTCagattatgatgatgatgaagcaaCCCAAAATGCTGTAAGTGAAGTAAATGCTCATCAAATAGGGGACTTTGAGCAAAATCAACAATTGCCAGATCTGAATGAAGTGGGACAAGAATATGCACAAGAATGTGAAGTGGGACCACAGCATACATCAGGTATATCAGATAACCACTCAGttccatttttgtttgatttgaacatgCCAACACAACAAGAGTTCCCACCATCTCCAATTCATCAAACAGAAACAGAGCAAAATCATCATAAGCCTAGAACCCCAAGGATTAACAACGAATTAAGGTTGGAAATCTTGTTGTTCCTTCTCTTAAGAAAAGAAAAGCATTCAGATGAACTCATTCATGGGACAAATAGGCAGGCTGTTATAAAGTTTGGTTACACAAGGAAGACAATTAGACTAATATGGCAGAGAGCATTGGCACATAAGGCAGCCATGGATTCGTATTTCTATGATAGCAAATATCACAACTGTGGGAGAAAGAGAATTCAAGTAACATATGAGTCTATAGCCTCCATAGCCATGGGGGATAGAACAACCATTATTGATCTAGCAAGGATGCTCAATTTGAGTCCCACAACAGTTTGGAGAATGGTGAAAAGAAAACAGATAAAACCACATTCAAGTCCATTGAATCCAGGCATTTCAGAAGAATGCAAGATGGCAAGGATGAAGTGGGTACTTGGTCTCTTAATGGACTACTCAATACCAAATGATCCCACATATTACAGCATGTATGATTTCATTCACATCGATGAGAAATGGTTCTATCTTACACAAAAAAGTCAAAGAGTTTATTTAGCAAACAATGAACCATTTCCACACAGGAAGGGAAAATCAAGAACTAAGATTCCAAAGTTCATGTTTATGGCAGCAGTAGCAAGGCCAAGGTGGGGACAAGATGGGCAGTGTGAGTGGGATGGGAAACTTGGTATATTTCCATTCACAGATGCAGTGGCAGCAAAGAGaacatccaaaaatagagtcaagGGGACAATTGAGACTAAACCAATCAAGTCAGTTAATCAGATTGCAACTAGGGCCATGCTAATCAACTACCTAATCCCAGCAATTAAAGAGAAATGGCCACCACATGAGGGGGAAAGGGTGATATACATCATTCAAGACAATGCAAAGgcacacattttgcaaaatgatCAAGAATGGCAGCAACATTACAAGCAAGATGGCTTCACATTGATATTGACTCAGCAGCcagcaaacagtccagattgTAACATATTAGACTTGGGGTTCTTTAGGTCAATTCAATCACTAATGCACAAAAAGATGCCTAAAACAGTTGAAGATTTAAGTGGTGCTGTGACTGAGGCATATAATGAACTGCATGCAAAGACTCTATCTAATGTGTGGATGTCACTTCAATATGTTGGAAATGAAATTTTGAAACACAAGGGGGACAATGACTACCAACTCCCACACAACaagaaaaagattttagaagatgAGGGGAATCTGCCAGAACAAGTTAAGGCCCCAAGGTGGGCTGTGAATGAATGCAAACAACTTGTTGATGAATGGAGAGCAAATCAGTGA
- the LOC110798642 gene encoding uncharacterized protein has translation MGSSSSKYLPTYSVGTSGQRIPDSNCDWGSKCICPNNEHSYSGEYLNNLRLAQKENTSTRNYLKAWFEKMEVEPGEEVESKYDDRVPTPADLRFFGGDESDEEPNHSDSFDLYYVGECENTTAGPEVSDGQCSVSSPNVKEDEIKKKPPKGVDDA, from the exons ATGGGATCCTCTTCCTCCAAATATCTTCCGACTTATTCGGTTGGTACTTCTGGGCAACGAATTCCTGACTCAAACTGTGATTGGGGCTCGAAATGCATTTGTCCCAACAACGAGCACTCGTATTCTGGCGAGTATCTGAATAATTTGAGGTTGGCCCAGAAGGAGAACACGAGTACCCGAAATTATCTCAAAGCTTGGTTTGAGAAAATGGAAGTGGAGCCTGGTGAAGAGGTGGAGTCCAAATACGACGATCGAGTCCCCACACCAGCAGATCTGAGATTCTTTGGAGGAGACGAATCTGATGag GAACCCAATCACTCTGATTCATTCGACCTATACTATGTGGGTGAGTGTGAGAACACAACTGCTGGTCCAGAGGTTTCTGATGGGCAATGTTCGGTTTCGTCCCCAAACGTGAAGGAagatgaaataaaaaaaaagccaCCTAAGGGTGTTGATGATGCTTAG
- the LOC110795152 gene encoding PRA1 family protein B2-like has protein sequence MSSSATLPMTTQQTTTNDNTTITTPAFRSFISRLTTSLRQTFAQRRPWYELLDRSAFTRPENLSDAFSRIRKNAAYFRVNYLSLLAAVLAFSLISHPFSLIVLLSLLAAWCFLYLFRPSDQPAILFGRTFSDREMLGILVICTVVVIFLTSVGSLLISAALIGVGIVSVHGAFRVPEDLFLDDQEGPNSGLLSFLGGTASSAAVAAAGSAVAGRV, from the coding sequence ATGTCGTCGTCGGCGACACTTCCGATGACCACCCAACAAACCACCACCAATGACAACACCACAATCACAACTCCAGCTTTCCGCAGCTTCATCTCCCGGCTAACCACCTCCCTCCGCCAAACCTTTGCCCAACGCCGCCCTTGGTACGAACTACTCGATCGCTCCGCCTTCACCCGCCCTGAAAATCTCTCCGATGCCTTCTCACGCATCCGTAAAAATGCCGCTTACTTCCGCGTTAACTACCTCTCACTCCTCGCTGCAGTCCTCGCTTTCTCACTCATCTCCCACCCTTTCTCTCTCATAGTCCTCCTCTCTCTCCTCGCTGCCTGGTGCTTCCTCTATCTCTTCCGCCCTTCCGATCAGCCTGCCATCCTCTTTGGTCGCACCTTCTCCGATCGTGAGATGCTTGGAATCCTCGTCATTTGCACCGTCGTTGTAATCTTCTTGACGAGTGTCGGGTCGTTGTTGATTTCCGCTGCTTTGATTGGGGTTGGGATTGTCTCTGTTCATGGAGCTTTTAGGGTTCCTGAAGATCTGTTCTTAGATGATCAGGAAGGTCCCAATTCTGGGTTATTGTCGTTCCTCGGTGGTACTGCTTCCTCTGCCGCCGTCGCCGCTGCGGGATCCGCTGTTGCTGGAAGAGTCTGA